The genomic stretch ggcacgcgcaagtatcctggctagagagctgcggaaggtgaatgtggaggttgcagctatccaagaggtgcggtggccgaaatcgggagaacgcgaattccgagcagtagatcctattgcggacacttcatttaagtaccacatctactatagcggcggcgtgaaagcagaaagaggagtcggtttcgtgctaattggaaaacagatgaagcgtgtcattagatggaggccgatcagtgaccgtatatgcgtgttgagaattaagggcaaattcttcaactacagcctaataaatgtgtactcaccgaccaacgagaaacccgatgacgtaAAAGAGGAGTtatatgagctcctggaaaagacatacaatgagtgccccggacacgatataaagattgttatcggagatgcaaatgcaatgtcgggcaggaagacttcttccgccccgtaactggtagggaaagcttccactctactacgaactacaatggcctgaggcttgttaatttcgttgcagctagggggatggctatctgtagcacttattttgcacgccggaacatacgtaagcacacctggatgcacccgaatggagagctttgctctcaaattgaccacgttctgattgatggacggcacttttcaaacGTTACgtaggtcgttcagaggaccgaacgttaactcggatcactatctcgtagtagccaaaatccgtgCCCGGCTGcccaacgtgttgaaatccaaggcaactaggaggatgcagttgaacattcagcggttatcaactgaaggagtggctgcagagtactcacAGAAGGCTGATGAACGGATTGAataaagagttgaagggaacctgaatgaacagtggaggcacatccacagttcgatcagcactacagcgcgagaagtgttgagtacaactgcggcagcttcgtccaatgagtggtttgacgctgagtgccagcgagtgacggaggagaagaaaaGCGCCAGGGATCACATGTTGGCAACGCCTGTGattcgtcagagcatgggtaaatatcgagatgctagagccgctgaaaagagactccatcgccggaagaaacgacagcattgggagcgtatacTCGCGGAGGCGGAaagttgcttctccaggcacgatgcgaggacttttacaagaaggtcaacggaaccaggaatcgaaacgtgtcagcccctgtcatgtgcaacaaTAGGGAGGgtaacctgataaccgataaaacagaggtggccaggcgttggaaggaacacttcagtgtgctgttgaacggcgaGGGAAACAGTAGAGTCGAAAgaagcaggatgactattgagaatgatggtcaagctgtggatccaccatccatggacgaggtgaagaaagcagtaaaAGTGCTgggaaactgcaaggcagccgggaaggacggcattcccgccgaactcttcaaagtcgggagcgaacagctgtatcgtgccatccatcggaccatgctgagagtgtggtctgatgaagaattgccctcggactggttggagggtctcatatgcccgatctacaaaaaaggtaatcgcttggactgtagcaattatccgGGCAtgactcttctcaataccgtgtacaaaattctctcccgcatcctgttccacagactgaggccgttgcaagaGACCtctgttggcgagtaccaatgcggttttcgagggggacgctccacgacggactaaatgttcaccttgcgacaaatcctcgaaaaatttcgagaattcaacttgcagacgcaccatctgttcatagacttcagggcagcgtatgattcagttaagagaaatgagttatggcagattatgctcgaaAATGGCTTTCCAActaagctgattaggctgatacgtgccaccctagaaggttctacatcaagcgtcaggatagccggtgggatatcggactcgttcgtgacgttagatggtttgaagcagggtgacgggctgtcgaacttattgttcaacatcgcattggaaggtgctatacggagggctggtgtgcagagaagcggcaccatcattacgaagtcgcacatgcttctcggttttgcggacgatatcgacatcattggtatcaaccgtagagctgtggaagaggccttcggacctctcaggagggaagctgcgagattagggcttgtcctaaactctgccaaaacgaaatacatggtggctggcagagtgcgtggtagtccgtcggagattggtgctgcggtggtgctagatggggaaacatttgaatttatttacctgggaacattagtgacatgtgacaacgaggttagccgtgagctaaagaggcggatagcagccgcaaacagggcctttcacGGATTACGTACCCAGCTAAGGTCctgcagtctgcaaatccgtactaaacttgcactctataaaacactgattcttccggtggctctctacggccatgaatcatggacgctgaaagagactgatcggcgagctcttggtgtttttgagcgtaggattttgcgttcaatccttggcggcaaactagaaaatggtgtttggcgtgtaccaggcatacaaattgacggatatagtcaagcggataaaacacggcaggcttcagtgggctgggcatgtagcgagaatgccggatgagcgtcaagcgaaggctatattcagcaggaatcccgatagaggtcgtcgatttcggggtagaccccgcactcgttggatgtgtgctgtcgacgaggatgcacgcgaaataggtgttaggggcgattggaggatagcagcccaagaccgagggacatggcaacgtattctggattcggcactggatcgataatcggtctgtcgcctttaaagtaaagtaaagtaaagtaaagcaaTCCGCAGGTTCCAGGTTAGCTGGTAGGGAAACCAAATCAGATTGCCATTCTCAATCGGTGGGCGTACTAATAAACAGTAAAGCGCCTTTAGGTAGTGTGGATCTTCGAAATCACGGACGACTTTAGAAATGAAACTGAGGTGGTGTGTAACTTTTGGAACCATGATGCATGATGCAGGTGGAATGTAAGTCTAGTATCAAGTAGAACACAAGGTCCTTTAAAGGATGGATCCTCTTCAGTTCCATACCATCGATGCGATAGTAATAACTTCGAATTTAGAATTACTAACCACGTGCCAGTTCTATCGACACCAGTTGGCATGGCAAACACATTCAAAAATTCTTGTAGACAACGTCTTTGATAGTCTGAACTTCCGGAAATAACTTCAAACAATGTCCCGTCATTGAAAAACAGTGCAAATACCAAGGGCTCAATAATGCTTCCCTAAGGAACTTGATAGcacaaagccagaaccaagtttattttgttttattcggggccccaaacaattctaaatttatcggaagtcgaggCGAttagttttgtctccgcttggcgcattgcatttcaaatttgtataaaGATTGGTATgcgaaaacctacttttttgcattttccattttaaaaagctctaaattgATTTACCATactttttataactttatatTAAATGGAAGGCGgcgatttatttaatttggatttttcgtcatgtagaaaaaaatttgaaatatgatACAGCGATTTGAATTCATAAAAAAGCATAAAAACAATGATAAAAACTGATCAGATTTCGGAAACAAATTGGTACaatactttcaatgtgctcaaaggtttcgtcttctcgaaaaagttttcatgcaaaatttggaaaatatgCGTAGGTAGTTGTTCATGATATTTTAGAAATCCATGAAATCTATTTTTTATATGTCTAGTGTCTTAGTAATGCATGGACCGTTAAAATCTAGTGTtaattcgaacatttttttttttttgaaaaaatagctggcagttttttttttcgaaggaataccagatcttgacgttccATATATTTCTAAGATATTTGCCATCAAAAAGCAAGGTTTCGATTTCAACAATTCAACAACTATTTTCTGTGTATTTTTTATCGGTCAAAAACGTGAAACCGCTTTGAGACTCCACCTTTCGAAATCCGATAGAGTGAAAGGTAAAAATGATGCCATATATTCCATTAGCACTCTAAGGAGCATATCCATTAGGGTGgggcaaagtgatcgattttccagaactatgttttttttggttccatttgggaCACTACACAATCCTatacttaccggaagtcgattgattttgtctccgcttggcgcattgaatttcaaattttcatgaaaagttGTATGGGAaatcctacttttttgcatttccctCTCTAGAGAGCTCAGTAATGCTTGAATAATGCAATACATTGCGTTAAAGTATTGTAATTTATATGCTTAACAACTTCGCCGAAGACACTggagagctaggatgtccataaaaaaaatatgactgTACAAAGATGAGTATGTCGAATTGAATgcagaaaatcattttttctaccAACACTACCAGTATACCTGCGTCAGTAGGATTGCCATCAGAAGTTTCATGTCGTATCGAGTCTGGAGCAAGCAAACAAATGTAGGGCAATATTCTAGGCGCAGATAGAATCTACACCATGTTGCAGAGGTACTTTCTGATGAAAATCTGACTGACACCGATACACCgaactcaactttgaacagttaTAACATTTTTCAGGGACAATCTAGCTTtatagtgtcttcggtaaagttgttaagcatcaaaaaacctaccttcTAAAGTCATAACACTTATGGTTTAAGCCATTCTCAGGTCTCTAgaaaggaaaatgcaaaaaagcagGTTTCCCCATACGAATTTTCTATTATAATATAAGAAACATTCCCTAAATTTATGAAGAAAAGATTGTCTGACTAAAAGCAGTTTGATTTTCAGCTGAATGTTTTTTTAGGAGTGTGATCTTACTCCCCACCTTCAAAATTACTTAATCAATCCAATCAAGTTTCTCAGCAACtcttgatcaaaattatttgaatatctGGGAATCAATCGGAGATACAGGAAATTTAATagtttaaaaaagttattttattaactCTATGTTTAATACCCGAAATTCAGCTTATGGTTTACTACGATGTAGCACACGGGATACGAAAAACTGTATTCAGCGGCCATACTTTGGATTGATACAATAATTGGAacccaaaatgaaaaaaaaaacgaatagcaAGTATGTGGCTATTATGTATTTAGTATTCAACGCCGTTTTATCATGTCGTATTTCAGTTTTAAACCATTTCAGGGTTGATTTAACACCACTTAGACCACTGGTCAACGGTAATAACAGTTCTAGTTGGTTTTCTAGCTTGGTTCAAAACTTTCGAAAAATACTCATTGACAAATTCTCTGAACGAATCACTATAAAACTGTGATGCTCGAACAGTAAAATAAACTTGATTAGACGTAGGTACACTTATCACTAGTGAGCATTGTCGATATttctactgtacgaaaaatactaGCTAATCACACAAATAATAAATCGTTACACAAGTTCGTAAAAAAAGCAGGAACCAAAAGTGCAATCACATCTAAAATCTGAAACGTTGCCTGGTCATTGGACCAAGCTGATTCATCGATGGCTAGAAATCTGTTATGTACTCTTCTTCTTCGTGTCGCCGAATGGGGTCTCCTTTCAGTAGTGCGATGATCAtactaaaacagaaaaaaaaattttaattccgAAACTACTGTGCTCATAAACCCAACAATTTCATACCAGTataaatacacgaaaaatatAATCATATAAAACCCTAGCCCGATCATTGTGTCTCTGAGATGCTTTTTCACCATACCGCGGTTGTGAATCTCCGCGGGATCGTAAATGCCCAAATTACCAGCGGGCACTTTGTACAGATCGTAGAACAGCCAACCAATCATTGGAAGATTCGCGATGAACAGTATCCAACTACCGTTGAGTAGAACGATAAACGAGACGAAACAGTGGGCCGCTACTTTCGGTACCACCCAACAGTTTAGCTTCGAACAGCATTGCTGGGCATTCAGATGGTCACACTCCAGGTCGGATAAAATGATCACCTAGATGAGTTAGTAATCGGTTTGGCTAAGGAAAACTACAGTTCATTATTTGGATAAAAAATTATCACTTTGCTTGAATTTTGATAAAGGATACGAAGTAAATCAGCAGGAACAGAATGAGTCCGGTTATTAGTAGTGCAATACCAAAGACTAGCGTTTCAGGGAGCATTTTATCTTAACTTTTGCGTATTTTGCAGCACTTTTTAAACTATCAGATCAATCAAAGCACAAATTTTACCAATCTTTCATCCAGGTAGAAGTTGACTGCGGCACGAAATAGAAATAGACTGTCTTCATCTGAAACCGGCCGAATGACAGCACCCCACATAAACAACAAAGCGAACGAGAAGAGCATAAAGCATAGAAAGAGAAAATTCCAGGTCGGTTTTTACTTGTATGAcagtttttctctctctctatgcTTTATTCCTTTTTTATGCTGTCCAATCATGAATTTGAAATGGCTGTTGAGTTTAGCTGTTAGAAATTTGAGGCCGTGTTTtaccttttatttttaatatatctAACAAGATTCGAATAAAAACTTTTGATTGTTGTACCTATACTAACTAAAAGGTATATTATAGACTTATTACAGTAATGAATTAGATCTTATTACCTTATGTGTTTTGTGGAAATTACGCGTAGTACCGTTTAGGAGAATGtctgaaaatataaaataaaattctacatattccttcaatttttataacCGTTGTCTACAAAATGAGCCAAATAAAAATGTGTATGTAACTCGTCAgaacaaaccaattttttcaaaaattcttcaCTTTTTTTGTCAATCACTTACAAACAAAATAGTTTCGAATGAAAGATCGATTTATTTTCCAGCCattcaaaaaaattgaatctTTCTTGCCATAAAATGGTTTCGAAGTTGAGCTATCCAGCAATGCTGAAtcgtaagcaaagcaaagccatgGTGCTACAttacgattcggaactcgaccttctgtttattatacacagacttcgcagccaactgttaagtgtacaggacaataacGATCTtacagacactaacagtctctcccgaaccgggactcgaacctacggcgaTTGGCGTGTATCGCACGCTGCTTCAAAGTTTCACCAGCAGTTTAGAATACGTGAAGCTGAAGTTTGGAAGCCAAATGTTCGATGATTATGCTCTCTAATtatttttggattttaaaataataaaaaagaacgAACTGAGAGCTTGTTAACATGTAACACAATTTGGTTCAAAAAAATCGACTAACTATAACATTTTCGATTTACTAAATGCAGTAATCAATAATTCTTGAATTCCGGCTTAAGTACTGTTTAAGCCTTGAGCTAGCTCGCTTTATAATCTTACTAATGTTGGACATATTTCCTTACTCGCTGGTTTTAGAAAAAGGGGGTTTTTCTAAATTTGTCTTGAAGGGAAGAAAGCATAGAAAGAAATACCTTTTTGCATCCAATCAAAAAGTAAGTTTGAacatgataaaaataaattttcgataaaaaaaattatagatttttttgtttttacctTTGAATAAATGTGAATGATTATTTCTCTATGTCCCCCctcgaaaaaatattaataataaaaaccACCTTTTTAAGTAGATTGATCAGGAGACTGTTAATGAAATGAAAACCAAAAGAAATTCCAAAAAAGTCGCTTCTTACCACCACCAGTAACACAGTCAAGAGTAAAGCATTCCAAGCACCACGAATAAGGCAAAGAAAGGAAGTTCGGATAAACAAGACTCCACAGGacgcacagaacggaacaaATACTTTAATGGACATTCAACCCGAagcaagtaaaaatttggtaacTGTTCGCCAAACATAACATAAGTCGATTTAAAACTTCATAGAGACGAGATGAGTGAGAGACAATCACACACACTGAGACAGACAAATATGTGCGCTTTTCAAGCTAATGTGAAAATCTACGGCGGTTTCCTTGGACGATATTTCCAACACTCCTTTGGAATGCGATCTAACTGCTGTAGAAAGAACCCGGACGATACTTACAGATCCAACAGTACTGGCTTCGTATCTTTGGCACACTTAAGAATCGAATGCATCAGCTTGACAAAACCGGTATCTTTTGGCTTTTCTAGGCCACGAAGCAGTCGGTTTTTCATTACCGCCACAAACTCACGGTTGCTTAGCTGGCCGTCCACTATTGAAGAATTTTCAGAACGTTGGTGAACTCAAATTACATGTAAAAATAACATTCGAAGGAAATTCTACTTACTGTTTTCGTCGAATATCGTGAAGACAACGTCAATGACGTGATCGGTCAACTCTACCAGTGCTACCGTTTTCGCCACATGTTTCAGTGTGGCCTGATCAATGGACGCACCGGCAATGTGGTAGAAAGTTAGAGCAGTATCGACGTCGTTGATGTTATTTAGGAAGTGAAAGAAGTTGAGGTAGTCTTCCTTCGAAACACCGGCGCCATGATCGCGGAACCTACCAGACCACGCGGTAGTTGATTTGAAAGAACACAGAACAGGTAACACAGAAACAGAATATAACGTCCAAGTAACGCAACGAAATTGGAGCATGCCACTCACCTTTTCTTTACGCGCTTGATCTTCTTGACCTTCTTTTTCTGCGGGTAACCAGCGTACGCTAGCAAAAGTTCGGCAAAATCTGACTCACTGATGTTACCGTTTTCATCGGGGTTTTTACGTAAGAATTCTAAGGTTAGAATTTCCCGTTGAAGCTGCTGCTGAAAGTCTAAAAACTTTTCGATTGTTAGCTTCTCGTCGTTTTTAGGTCCGAAAAAGTATGTAGTTAGCGCGGAATTCACTccctgaaaaagaaaaaaaaacaactgtaaAACATATTTTGGAAACCACACTACTATCAGTAAAAGTTTAACCTTAAACGTGTTGCCAGTATTGGCATGATCTCTGTGCCGGTTGCCGATGCTGGTCTGCTGTCGGATCAAATTTGCTACCTTCTCGAACTCCTCACTGTCCACATCTCCATCTCCGTTGAGGTCAAACATGCGAAAAGCAATTTCAAAGTGGCGCCGGGATGCTATTGTAAAAGAAAGAAAACAGTTAGTAATCATGAAGCGGATGGACAAGCAAAAATTTGATTGAACGCGCACCCAATGCATACTAATGTTTAACATAGTATcaatatgaaacatgaaatgtGAAAAATCCAGTAAAACGTGTGTCCCTACTTATACTTATAAAATTATCCATGCCCTCCTACTTTTTCCTACGCCACTGTGATAGAACTAATTCAGTAGTACAGAAGCACGTATCGTCACGACTCGAATTCAGTAGTACAGAAGCACGTATCGTCACGACTCATTTTCAGCTTCCCGGCCAAAAACTCTATAAAGCCACTGATCGAGGTTATGTCCCTAGCCAGTTCCAATGCGtttatgtgacgtcacaccccgcgcagaaataccttatgttccgtcacgtaggattttgtcatacggtacagttttagcttagtccgaaagaaagtaagccttctgttgaatgaaatgaaaacaggtagagtCTAAACCAGGACACGGTCTTCTGCCGTTGTCCACCAATAACAAGACCATTTGtaaagaaaacaggaaaaatcttAAAGAAagccgcgaacggttctgctatgcaaacgttggcgaaaacaccttccgcgatgaatagtcactaaagccaccgaggcattgaataaacaaaaaagaactcgacaaaAGGGTAGCGTCGCTTAGCGTCAtccatgctcacgcgcgggttcttagcgctcacGGTAGCGCACGTGTTTTGGAGCACATGTTATAGCGCTCTCAAGTAGTTAATTATATGTACTAAAAGTTAAGCAcaagaaagagacaggccaagaaatgccataggccagtataaaacagctaggtatgtggtgaccggatcaagagaaaagcctttcgctctgagttacttgcagggtatatttaagcagtgatgtacaaaataaaagttaattatcatCAGCCCAAATCTGGTGTtataattccgcgccaattgcgcgtacagggatacctAGAAGAGGAAGTCCCTGGTAGGGTATACTCTACATCTATACCGATAAATTCTCAAAAAAGTTTATTATC from Wyeomyia smithii strain HCP4-BCI-WySm-NY-G18 chromosome 3, ASM2978416v1, whole genome shotgun sequence encodes the following:
- the LOC129726680 gene encoding protein cornichon homolog 4, which gives rise to MLPETLVFGIALLITGLILFLLIYFVIILSDLECDHLNAQQCCSKLNCWVVPKVAAHCFVSFIVLLNGSWILFIANLPMIGWLFYDLYKVPAGNLGIYDPAEIHNRGMVKKHLRDTMIGLGFYMIIFFVYLYCMIIALLKGDPIRRHEEEEYITDF